Proteins encoded within one genomic window of Cytophagales bacterium:
- a CDS encoding CHAT domain-containing tetratricopeptide repeat protein, giving the protein MSATIFPERKRKIILTHFFRKSALIAGKSRQITYLKESDNTLTVLKYTVICVIYFLSLKLQSQPAEGCDLPKVKALIFDGKYQEAEHCALALLDQEINDDLRAKVLTALGEAMMNQSRDGQQFLEEALQLEISQGLDSLIMAETLLILSKNAANLGRFDDGLAYNDQSIAIREKLVGPDHWTLADNHNMLGYCHRFTSKYDRALENYEEAARIWELFDGELKTSMGPTYDGLGILSYVLSRPTTSLEYLNHSLELKKELLKTEMHPSISNTLQYIARNYYDLHQYHEALKIYSRVLEIRQQTLGESHVNVGVAYGLLADCHSELGNYDLAIEFYRRQIPIYQQFLPSDYLLSPYTNLAEAYKNNGQSKFFLENLAKSEAVINVSSRFGGQYLVNNYLLRASYYQSIGDESQRLKILQQCSNLVDAELSEIAGQRSKVDFSLGQYHLDHEAFETAGQFFDRALKRKAGFYGPESPVLHENYLALGDLNFQRNRFSLARDYYQKSLDLQRIDKSVAAPIPEVNNLLVPLEGLVSISKIASSLYALYLQDTTQRVIAQQSTTYYEAALKYLHFLRNSFQSDEAKIRISQLFEEVSAEALDLTYELYRKTQDLEWLEKAFWISEMRRSQVLVQAINEGNLKSLAKVPDTLLRKELNLYGELAYLRQKLINTNPSDPTQQDLEERLFQKARELDSLKLNIRKYFPEYHHLKYEITLTLPDIQQELEESEVMLAYSMTGHYIYRFTLSKDQSTFDQVIKPVHWQSLLQDHQRSTANYHFIVNQAQVADQMYRNSSRDLYRLLIPDLSETTRTNQVLTIVPHGALYSINFAILLTQDVQKQLDFRNYPYLIKDHDIRYSSSASSLIANNQWQRKGINGYIGFAAPQTELASASNGPHMAIPGVHEEITAVGSLFNGKMLLGSMATETNFRYEAANYDLIHLAMHGTVDQESPLNSKLYFSGKEDSLNDGTLYLDEVYSIPLNADLAVLSACETGDGKLHKSEGLMSMAHAFNYAGCRSVLLSQWKIADQESTHLIIDFFRQLKRGQSKSASLRTAQLNYLERIDGNMRTHPFFWAGFRMMGGNEAIVGRHESLKEWLAILAIVGLVFIVLFRKKKKTS; this is encoded by the coding sequence ATGAGTGCTACGATTTTCCCTGAAAGAAAACGAAAAATCATTTTGACACACTTTTTCCGAAAAAGTGCTCTAATTGCCGGGAAAAGCAGGCAAATCACCTATCTTAAAGAGAGTGATAATACCCTGACCGTGCTTAAGTATACTGTAATATGTGTGATTTACTTCCTGTCTCTAAAGCTCCAATCTCAACCTGCAGAAGGTTGCGATTTGCCGAAAGTCAAAGCATTAATTTTTGATGGTAAATACCAGGAAGCAGAGCATTGTGCCCTGGCACTGCTTGATCAAGAAATCAATGATGATTTAAGAGCAAAAGTTTTAACAGCTTTGGGAGAAGCCATGATGAACCAAAGCCGTGATGGTCAGCAATTCCTGGAAGAAGCACTTCAACTGGAAATTTCGCAAGGCCTGGACAGTCTGATTATGGCTGAAACCTTACTCATATTGAGTAAAAATGCAGCAAATCTGGGCCGTTTTGATGATGGCCTTGCCTACAACGATCAATCCATTGCCATCCGAGAGAAGTTAGTGGGTCCGGATCATTGGACACTTGCCGATAATCACAACATGCTCGGCTATTGTCATCGATTCACTTCTAAGTATGACCGGGCGCTTGAAAACTATGAGGAAGCGGCAAGAATCTGGGAACTATTTGACGGTGAATTAAAGACTTCTATGGGACCAACTTACGATGGTCTTGGTATCCTAAGTTATGTCCTTAGTAGACCCACCACATCACTGGAATACCTCAACCACTCACTGGAATTAAAAAAGGAACTCCTCAAAACGGAGATGCATCCTTCCATTTCAAATACATTACAATACATAGCCAGAAACTACTACGATTTACATCAATACCACGAAGCCCTGAAAATCTATTCAAGGGTGCTCGAGATTCGACAACAAACGTTGGGTGAATCACATGTAAACGTAGGTGTCGCGTACGGGTTATTGGCTGATTGCCATTCAGAATTAGGTAATTATGATCTGGCCATTGAATTCTATCGCAGACAAATCCCCATTTACCAACAATTTCTTCCTTCCGATTACTTGTTGTCACCTTACACAAATCTGGCGGAGGCCTACAAAAACAATGGACAATCCAAATTTTTCCTTGAGAACCTGGCAAAGTCAGAAGCAGTTATCAATGTTTCCAGTCGATTTGGCGGTCAATATTTAGTCAATAATTACCTGCTTCGGGCTTCTTATTACCAATCCATTGGAGATGAATCCCAACGATTAAAGATACTTCAACAATGCAGCAATTTAGTGGATGCAGAACTTTCCGAGATCGCCGGTCAACGATCTAAGGTAGATTTCTCTCTGGGCCAATATCATTTAGATCATGAGGCCTTTGAAACGGCTGGACAATTCTTTGATCGGGCACTTAAAAGAAAAGCGGGATTCTACGGACCAGAAAGTCCGGTCTTACATGAAAATTATCTGGCGCTAGGAGATTTGAACTTTCAAAGGAATCGTTTCTCTTTGGCCAGGGACTACTACCAAAAAAGTCTGGATCTTCAACGAATCGATAAATCTGTTGCAGCACCTATCCCTGAAGTTAATAACCTGCTAGTACCCCTTGAAGGGTTAGTCAGTATTTCAAAAATCGCTTCTTCATTGTACGCTCTTTACCTACAGGACACAACACAGAGAGTCATTGCGCAGCAATCGACAACATACTACGAAGCCGCATTAAAGTACCTGCACTTTCTTCGAAACTCTTTTCAATCAGATGAGGCCAAGATTCGGATCAGTCAATTATTTGAAGAGGTGAGTGCAGAGGCCCTGGACCTGACCTACGAATTGTATCGAAAAACGCAAGATCTAGAATGGTTGGAAAAGGCATTCTGGATATCTGAAATGAGACGATCCCAGGTGCTGGTACAAGCCATCAATGAAGGAAATCTTAAATCCCTGGCAAAAGTTCCTGATACGCTACTAAGGAAAGAATTGAACCTCTATGGGGAACTGGCCTATTTGCGGCAAAAACTGATTAACACGAACCCTTCGGATCCAACACAACAAGACCTGGAAGAGCGACTTTTTCAAAAAGCCAGGGAATTGGATTCCCTTAAATTGAACATTCGTAAGTATTTCCCGGAATACCACCACCTTAAATATGAAATCACATTAACCCTACCAGATATTCAACAAGAATTAGAGGAATCCGAAGTGATGCTGGCCTATTCCATGACTGGTCACTACATCTATAGGTTCACCCTCAGCAAAGACCAAAGTACATTCGATCAGGTTATCAAACCGGTTCACTGGCAATCCTTGTTGCAGGACCATCAACGGTCAACAGCCAATTATCATTTCATTGTGAATCAGGCCCAGGTGGCAGATCAAATGTATCGAAATAGCTCCAGAGATCTGTATCGTTTACTGATTCCAGACCTTTCTGAAACCACACGCACCAATCAGGTACTAACCATCGTTCCGCATGGTGCCCTTTATAGCATTAATTTTGCCATTCTACTGACTCAGGATGTCCAAAAGCAGCTGGACTTCAGAAACTATCCATATCTGATCAAAGATCATGATATCCGTTACTCCTCTTCTGCATCCTCACTGATCGCCAACAATCAATGGCAACGAAAAGGCATCAATGGATACATCGGCTTTGCTGCACCTCAAACAGAATTGGCTTCGGCTTCTAATGGTCCCCATATGGCAATCCCAGGAGTACACGAAGAAATAACGGCTGTGGGAAGTCTGTTCAATGGAAAAATGCTATTGGGGTCCATGGCAACAGAGACGAATTTCCGTTATGAAGCAGCAAATTACGATCTGATCCATCTTGCGATGCATGGTACAGTAGATCAAGAATCTCCATTGAATTCAAAGTTATACTTCTCAGGTAAGGAGGACAGCCTGAATGATGGAACACTCTATCTGGACGAAGTGTACAGTATCCCTCTGAATGCCGATTTGGCCGTTCTCAGTGCTTGCGAAACTGGCGATGGCAAGCTTCACAAAAGTGAAGGACTGATGAGCATGGCCCATGCCTTCAATTATGCGGGTTGTAGAAGTGTCCTGTTGAGCCAGTGGAAAATAGCCGATCAGGAAAGTACTCATCTGATCATCGATTTTTTTCGACAATTAAAAAGGGGTCAGTCAAAATCGGCCTCCTTACGAACAGCTCAACTTAATTACCTTGAACGAATAGATGGCAATATGCGAACGCATCCCTTCTTTTGGGCAGGTTTTCGTATGATGGGGGGAAATGAAGCCATCGTAGGTCGACATGAATCATTGAAAGAATGGCTTGCCATTCTGGCTATTGTTGGACTGGTCTTCATTGTCCTATTCAGAAAGAAGAAGAAAACAAGCTAA
- a CDS encoding GrpB family protein, with protein sequence MSNTDLSQLTKEQFNTLYPVELVDYNPNWVRLFDAEKAMILSAVDSNLLGRIEHFGSTSIPGIKAKPYIDILIEIDESMLFNEGLIDQFKPIGYQHWKVPERDGIAAYMSFGKGYYNDGTTAQIFHIHMCPANNFMWKQIAFRDYLIAHPERAQAYESLKTDLAAKHKNDRGAYVLGKTDFVVETLAMIKDQ encoded by the coding sequence ATGAGCAATACCGACCTTTCCCAACTGACCAAAGAGCAATTTAACACGCTGTATCCAGTAGAATTGGTGGATTATAATCCAAATTGGGTCCGATTATTTGATGCGGAGAAAGCGATGATCTTGTCTGCGGTTGATTCCAATTTATTAGGAAGGATCGAACACTTCGGAAGTACTTCGATCCCAGGCATCAAAGCCAAGCCCTACATTGACATCCTTATTGAGATTGATGAATCGATGCTTTTCAATGAAGGGTTAATTGATCAGTTCAAGCCTATTGGTTACCAACATTGGAAAGTGCCCGAGCGGGATGGAATAGCTGCCTACATGTCTTTTGGGAAAGGCTACTACAATGATGGCACGACAGCCCAGATCTTTCATATTCACATGTGCCCGGCGAATAATTTCATGTGGAAACAAATTGCTTTTCGGGACTATCTGATTGCTCATCCTGAACGAGCACAAGCCTATGAATCATTAAAAACAGATTTAGCTGCAAAGCACAAGAATGACCGTGGCGCTTATGTACTTGGTAAGACTGATTTTGTTGTGGAAACGCTTGCGATGATCAAAGATCAATAA
- a CDS encoding sigma-70 family RNA polymerase sigma factor gives MCAAKTDLVWRSFLKNRRKGFRALYEKYYDALLSYAISKLKQMDLAENAVAEIFIKLYTYDRLDEVEQPENWMFTIARNYCLGYVSKENNRKQINDQLFSNASHVQDAQADHLIDKEILHHQIQHALSEINQEIWKMDTQGFNNQEIASRTGISEKTVANRKTEIRKVIRDMYLKINREE, from the coding sequence ATGTGTGCTGCAAAGACGGATCTGGTATGGCGCTCCTTTCTGAAAAATCGCAGAAAAGGATTCAGGGCATTGTATGAAAAATATTATGATGCACTCCTTTCTTATGCCATCAGTAAACTCAAGCAGATGGACCTTGCAGAAAATGCAGTAGCTGAGATATTTATTAAACTCTACACTTATGACCGCTTAGACGAGGTAGAACAACCAGAAAACTGGATGTTTACTATCGCTCGTAATTACTGTCTGGGATATGTGAGCAAAGAAAACAACAGGAAACAGATTAATGACCAATTGTTTAGCAATGCTTCTCATGTTCAGGACGCTCAGGCAGATCATTTGATAGATAAGGAAATCCTGCATCATCAGATTCAGCATGCCTTGAGTGAGATCAATCAGGAAATCTGGAAAATGGATACCCAGGGTTTCAATAATCAGGAGATAGCCAGTCGAACAGGAATTAGTGAAAAGACCGTTGCTAACCGCAAGACAGAAATACGGAAGGTGATAAGAGATATGTATTTAAAAATAAATCGGGAAGAATAA
- a CDS encoding LamG-like jellyroll fold domain-containing protein: MTHEPATRLATESTLNQRQGSLVGSWDSADSVAAQIGGSWQFDGNTEQDQITASAYEKADNTITWSAWVRLETGSPDYAGLFYDYGGINFDNAHNRGVDNEVRLAANSFWQVQTGLAVQENGWSYVALSMNGNANNETTLYVGNGGTLQSYDNNSTFAAGFASTLRICNQTCCGPTRFFVGRIDEARFASVALSADWITTEYNNQYDPTSFYTVGSEVAGGGTAVVLQISQA, translated from the coding sequence ATGACCCACGAACCAGCCACAAGACTCGCCACGGAATCCACCTTAAATCAGAGACAGGGGTCTCTGGTTGGGTCCTGGGATTCCGCCGATAGTGTGGCTGCGCAAATTGGCGGTTCTTGGCAGTTTGATGGGAACACAGAGCAAGACCAAATCACTGCCAGTGCCTATGAGAAAGCAGACAATACGATTACCTGGAGTGCCTGGGTACGGCTAGAGACTGGTTCTCCGGATTACGCAGGTCTTTTTTATGATTATGGCGGGATCAATTTTGATAATGCGCACAATAGAGGCGTTGACAATGAGGTGAGATTGGCCGCCAATTCATTTTGGCAGGTTCAGACAGGGCTGGCCGTGCAGGAAAATGGTTGGTCCTACGTGGCACTTTCCATGAATGGAAATGCAAATAATGAAACCACGCTTTATGTCGGGAATGGTGGCACCCTGCAGAGCTATGACAATAACAGCACATTTGCTGCGGGTTTTGCTTCCACGCTCAGAATTTGCAACCAGACTTGTTGCGGTCCCACGAGATTCTTTGTTGGTCGAATTGATGAAGCAAGGTTTGCTTCTGTGGCTTTGAGCGCTGATTGGATCACCACAGAATACAACAATCAATATGATCCTACCAGCTTCTATACGGTAGGATCGGAAGTAGCAGGAGGGGGAACGGCTGTAGTTCTCCAGATATCACAGGCCTGA
- a CDS encoding enoyl-CoA hydratase/isomerase family protein, which translates to MSQEAYVNLTVSEGIGTIEFFTPQSNSLPGTILAKLAQMVTEAGNNPEIKVIILKSGGERAFCAGASFDELLAIEDPANGKDFFMGFANVINAMRKAPKFIIGRVQGKAVGGGIGLASATDYCFATRFAAIKLSELAVGIGPFVVSPAIERKMGVSAVSQMGINASEFHDAKWASDKGLYSQVLDDAAEMDEAVNTLADKLVKSNPEAMAEMKKIFWRGTEDWDNLLAERAQISGNLVTSDFTKQFIQQFKKK; encoded by the coding sequence ATGAGCCAGGAAGCTTATGTTAATCTGACTGTTTCTGAAGGAATCGGAACCATCGAATTTTTCACACCTCAGAGTAATTCTTTGCCAGGAACCATCTTAGCCAAACTGGCCCAGATGGTCACAGAGGCTGGTAATAACCCCGAGATCAAAGTGATCATCCTGAAAAGTGGGGGAGAACGTGCCTTTTGCGCGGGAGCAAGTTTTGATGAATTGCTAGCGATTGAAGATCCGGCGAATGGCAAGGATTTTTTCATGGGATTTGCCAATGTGATCAATGCAATGCGAAAGGCACCCAAGTTCATCATCGGCAGGGTACAGGGAAAAGCAGTAGGAGGGGGTATCGGATTAGCTTCGGCCACTGATTATTGCTTCGCGACCAGGTTTGCTGCGATCAAGCTCAGCGAGCTAGCCGTAGGCATCGGACCATTTGTTGTGAGTCCTGCGATTGAACGAAAAATGGGTGTTTCGGCAGTCTCTCAAATGGGTATCAATGCTTCGGAATTCCATGATGCGAAATGGGCATCTGACAAAGGACTTTATTCACAGGTTTTGGATGATGCCGCTGAGATGGACGAAGCTGTCAATACGCTGGCAGATAAGCTGGTAAAGTCGAACCCTGAAGCCATGGCGGAGATGAAGAAAATATTCTGGCGGGGAACCGAAGATTGGGACAATCTCTTAGCGGAACGCGCTCAAATCAGTGGAAATCTGGTGACTTCAGATTTCACCAAGCAGTTCATACAGCAGTTTAAGAAGAAGTAG
- a CDS encoding T9SS type A sorting domain-containing protein, protein MKFSLFQSGLGTDAGTNTLSFNGLTSFSELTGGNGSTNDPTLPVEWLQFLGKPENGLVRLSWSTASEINNDYFEVERAVDGLAFEVIGRLEGQGTSNERTDYLFRDTTPTRGINYHRIKQVDFDGQFDFSPIIDVNTNFFSFRQFEIFPNPTNDHLTVQFESFQQIPVSFSIVDLFGRTVLQSVLDPSEDLGSFTIDLPENMHPGIYLLMFDQNAKIDYRMFVNNDQKDRSMNFLFLLLKSSPDQ, encoded by the coding sequence ATGAAGTTCTCGCTTTTTCAAAGTGGACTAGGCACAGATGCAGGTACCAATACTTTATCCTTCAATGGATTGACTTCTTTCTCAGAACTTACGGGCGGCAATGGCTCTACCAATGACCCGACCTTGCCGGTGGAATGGTTACAATTTTTAGGAAAACCTGAAAATGGACTGGTACGGTTAAGTTGGTCCACCGCCAGCGAGATCAATAATGACTATTTTGAAGTAGAACGAGCGGTAGATGGATTAGCTTTCGAAGTGATTGGTAGACTGGAGGGGCAGGGAACAAGTAATGAGCGCACAGATTACTTATTCCGGGATACAACTCCAACCCGCGGAATCAACTACCATCGAATCAAGCAGGTGGATTTTGATGGTCAATTCGATTTTAGTCCGATCATCGATGTGAATACCAACTTCTTCTCTTTTCGACAATTTGAAATATTTCCAAATCCGACCAATGATCATCTGACCGTCCAATTTGAAAGTTTCCAACAAATTCCTGTTAGTTTCTCTATCGTTGACCTATTTGGCAGGACAGTTTTACAATCTGTTCTTGATCCATCCGAAGATTTGGGTTCATTCACGATCGATTTACCGGAAAACATGCATCCGGGAATCTACCTGTTAATGTTTGACCAAAATGCAAAGATTGACTATCGCATGTTCGTTAACAATGATCAAAAGGATCGTTCGATGAACTTCCTGTTTTTACTTCTGAAATCGAGTCCCGACCAATGA
- a CDS encoding T9SS type A sorting domain-containing protein gives METKYRLREGCSLIKRCFVGVVESGACRTFVSIWLCFSVYISGAQDRPLGVNLTDVSPFGTLWYYTNALKQSSGWLVYDANDEGDAINLSSELTAELRSQYFDVNGYPLQVPFEVDDHPELAGKSLITSSLVLNGQPEPYLYPAGTYQLSFEGTGVIAIQGDVDGAYMEFDLADVYPVPISRPSSVGLQIFILSSDIDDPIRNVSLVFPGYHEQAEIPKYQDDFLRLSEQFEVLRYMKPLKSENNTIIEFEDRSTSENFSYFLDVENDILPGMPYEDVVEISNITQTDPWITIPYLASDDYVRATAELFNLLERDRKVHVEYSNETWNPAYPETRAYMLESGRELVTSEIAEVAEFEAIHRFHALRSLEIWKIFEETLIETAQLVKVHGSQSDPFTADLVWDAYQSDRVNPEGTQPDMVAIAAYIGVTLFDDLRSQNIDICAHTPQQLLDTLVNRINPELNEMVSRYQELFGSSAIEVVAYEGGQHVTELNFQSMEPCAESLVAEMNELPGMTSFFCDLLEQWHDSYDGGLFNVFNLAEKADAFGSFGLLQSQWQVTATAPKWEGVMNCESTPILAVHDAYVINTYPNPSSSILNIEMPVEGVYQLISMTGTVVLSGELAAGKHQLTLGQLSAGIYVLKGASTRGTFTTRITVKPTNVEPSK, from the coding sequence ATGGAAACCAAATATCGCCTAAGGGAAGGTTGCAGCCTCATAAAAAGATGTTTTGTAGGAGTTGTTGAGTCAGGGGCTTGTAGGACCTTCGTCTCCATATGGCTCTGTTTTAGTGTTTATATATCAGGGGCACAGGATCGACCGCTTGGTGTAAATCTTACAGATGTTTCACCTTTTGGTACACTTTGGTACTATACCAATGCACTGAAGCAATCATCGGGTTGGCTGGTATATGATGCGAACGATGAAGGTGATGCGATCAACCTTTCCAGTGAACTTACCGCCGAATTAAGGTCACAGTATTTTGATGTCAATGGGTATCCGCTTCAGGTCCCATTTGAAGTAGATGATCATCCTGAGTTGGCTGGGAAGTCCCTGATCACAAGCAGTCTTGTCCTCAATGGCCAACCGGAGCCCTATTTGTATCCTGCAGGTACCTATCAATTGAGCTTCGAAGGAACAGGTGTTATAGCAATCCAGGGTGATGTAGATGGTGCGTACATGGAATTTGACTTGGCGGACGTTTATCCTGTACCCATCTCTCGCCCTTCTTCTGTCGGCCTTCAGATATTCATACTTAGCAGTGATATCGATGATCCGATCAGGAATGTGTCGCTTGTTTTCCCAGGCTATCACGAGCAGGCAGAGATTCCAAAGTATCAGGATGACTTTTTGAGATTGTCAGAGCAATTTGAAGTGTTGAGGTACATGAAGCCCCTCAAATCGGAAAACAACACGATTATTGAATTCGAGGACCGATCGACTTCCGAAAATTTCAGTTATTTCCTGGATGTCGAAAATGACATCTTGCCGGGTATGCCATATGAAGATGTAGTAGAAATCAGTAACATAACGCAAACAGATCCATGGATCACCATTCCTTATCTGGCCTCGGATGATTATGTAAGGGCCACCGCCGAGTTGTTCAATCTGTTGGAAAGAGATAGGAAGGTGCATGTGGAATACAGCAACGAAACGTGGAATCCTGCTTATCCGGAAACACGGGCTTATATGCTAGAAAGCGGTAGAGAATTAGTCACCAGTGAAATAGCTGAGGTAGCCGAATTTGAAGCCATTCATCGCTTTCATGCACTACGATCGCTAGAGATTTGGAAAATCTTCGAAGAAACATTGATAGAAACTGCACAGCTAGTCAAGGTGCATGGCTCCCAGTCAGATCCGTTTACTGCGGATCTGGTTTGGGATGCTTATCAGTCAGACCGAGTTAACCCCGAAGGAACACAGCCGGATATGGTAGCTATCGCAGCTTATATAGGGGTCACACTTTTCGATGATTTGAGGAGCCAAAACATCGACATTTGTGCGCATACACCACAACAATTACTCGATACGTTGGTGAATCGAATCAATCCTGAGCTTAATGAAATGGTTTCCAGATATCAGGAATTATTTGGTTCATCGGCGATCGAGGTGGTTGCATACGAAGGTGGGCAACACGTTACTGAACTCAACTTTCAATCGATGGAACCCTGCGCCGAAAGCCTGGTAGCAGAAATGAATGAATTACCAGGGATGACATCATTTTTTTGCGACTTGTTGGAGCAGTGGCATGATAGCTATGATGGGGGTTTGTTCAATGTATTTAACCTTGCCGAAAAGGCGGATGCATTTGGCTCTTTTGGGCTATTGCAAAGTCAGTGGCAAGTCACCGCTACAGCCCCAAAATGGGAAGGCGTGATGAATTGTGAGTCAACACCCATTCTGGCAGTGCATGATGCCTATGTGATTAATACATATCCAAACCCCAGTTCGAGTATACTCAATATTGAAATGCCGGTTGAGGGAGTGTATCAACTGATCAGCATGACTGGAACAGTTGTCCTATCCGGAGAGCTGGCAGCAGGAAAACATCAGCTGACATTGGGACAATTGTCTGCTGGCATTTATGTCCTTAAGGGAGCCTCTACTCGTGGAACATTTACCACCAGGATTACCGTCAAACCGACGAACGTCGAACCGTCAAAATAA